In Stenotrophomonas sp. 169, one DNA window encodes the following:
- a CDS encoding YebC/PmpR family DNA-binding transcriptional regulator encodes MGRGPSIEGRKNASDAKRGKIFTKIIREIGVAARGGGGDPNNNPRLRVAMDKALSSNMSKDVIERAIKKATGELEGVEYEEIRYEGYAPGGVAVIVDCLTDNKVRTVADVRHAFSKCGGNMGTEGSVAFMFKRLGVLHFASGADEDTITEAAIEAGADDIIVYPEDGAIDVVTAADGYHAVKDALESGGLNPDHAEITFRADNDIAVEGDTALQVKKLLDMLEDLDDVQDVYSNADLGVHA; translated from the coding sequence ATGGGTAGAGGTCCCTCGATTGAAGGCCGCAAGAACGCGTCTGACGCGAAGCGCGGCAAGATTTTCACCAAGATCATCCGCGAGATCGGCGTTGCCGCGCGTGGTGGCGGAGGCGACCCCAACAACAACCCGCGGCTGCGCGTGGCGATGGACAAGGCGCTGTCGTCGAACATGTCCAAGGACGTGATCGAACGGGCGATCAAGAAGGCCACCGGCGAGCTGGAAGGCGTCGAGTACGAAGAAATCCGCTACGAAGGCTATGCGCCCGGTGGCGTGGCCGTGATCGTCGACTGCCTGACCGACAACAAGGTGCGCACCGTCGCCGACGTCCGCCATGCCTTCAGCAAGTGCGGTGGCAACATGGGCACCGAAGGGTCGGTCGCCTTCATGTTCAAGCGCCTGGGCGTGCTTCACTTCGCTTCCGGTGCCGACGAAGACACCATCACGGAGGCGGCCATCGAGGCCGGTGCGGACGACATCATCGTCTACCCGGAAGACGGCGCCATCGACGTGGTTACCGCCGCAGACGGCTACCATGCCGTGAAGGATGCGCTGGAATCGGGCGGTTTGAATCCCGATCATGCCGAGATCACCTTCCGCGCGGACAACGATATTGCCGTGGAGGGCGATACCGCCCTGCAGGTGAAGAAGCTGCTGGACATGCTGGAAGACCTCGACGACGTGCAGGATGTCTACTCCAACGCCGATCTCGGCGTGCACGCCTAG
- the aspS gene encoding aspartate--tRNA ligase, which produces MRTHFCGLIDETLIGQTVTLAGWTDVARNQGGVCFIDLRDHEGIVQVTVEVDNAAVFAVAASLGYEDVLQVEGVVRARHAVNDKMRTGKVEVIATAITVLNKAAPLPFHAHENPGEETRLKYRYLDLRRPEMQRMQRTRIKLVQALRRHLDGEGFQDIETPILTKATPEGARDFLVPARMHPGEFYALPQSPQLFKQILMVAGFDRYYQIARCFRDEALRADRQLEFTQLDMEFAFVREQDVQDFVENMIRCIFKEVIDVELAASFPRMTWAEAMRRYGSDKPDLRIALELVDVAELVKSSEFPVFTAAAHDADGRVAALRIPGGASLSRKQIDEYAAHAAKYGAKGLAYIKIGDNGEVSSPIAKFFTEEGFASLVAHVGAGNGDIVFFGAGGYNKVSDFMGALRLKAGKEFGLVADSWAPLWVTDFPMFEWDEEAQRYVALHHPFTAPAVDDIADLRTNAKTAVSRGYDMVLNGNEIGGGSIRIHRPDMQSAVFELLGIDADEARAKFGFLLDALNYGAPPHGGIAFGIDRIAALMAGTESIRDVIPFPKTTGAQCLMTDAPSPIADVQLAEVHIQVRPKG; this is translated from the coding sequence ATGCGTACCCACTTCTGCGGCCTGATCGATGAAACCCTGATCGGCCAGACTGTCACCCTCGCCGGCTGGACCGACGTGGCCCGTAACCAGGGCGGCGTCTGCTTCATCGATCTTCGCGATCATGAGGGCATCGTGCAGGTGACGGTGGAGGTCGACAACGCCGCCGTGTTCGCGGTGGCCGCGTCGCTGGGCTATGAGGACGTGCTGCAGGTGGAGGGCGTCGTGCGTGCCCGCCACGCGGTCAACGACAAGATGCGCACGGGCAAGGTGGAAGTCATCGCCACCGCCATCACCGTGCTCAACAAGGCAGCCCCGCTGCCCTTCCACGCCCATGAAAATCCGGGCGAAGAAACCCGCCTGAAGTACCGCTACCTGGACCTGCGACGCCCGGAGATGCAGCGCATGCAGCGCACCCGGATCAAGCTCGTGCAGGCCCTGCGTCGCCACCTGGATGGCGAAGGCTTCCAGGATATCGAAACCCCGATCCTGACCAAGGCCACCCCGGAGGGCGCCCGCGACTTCCTGGTGCCGGCGCGCATGCACCCGGGTGAGTTCTACGCGTTGCCGCAGAGTCCGCAGCTGTTCAAGCAGATCCTGATGGTGGCCGGCTTTGATCGGTACTACCAGATCGCGCGCTGTTTCCGCGACGAGGCCCTGCGCGCAGATCGCCAGTTGGAGTTCACCCAGCTGGACATGGAGTTCGCCTTCGTGCGCGAGCAGGACGTGCAGGATTTTGTCGAGAACATGATCCGCTGCATCTTCAAGGAAGTGATCGACGTCGAACTGGCGGCGAGCTTCCCGCGCATGACCTGGGCCGAGGCGATGCGTCGTTATGGGTCGGACAAGCCGGACCTGCGCATCGCACTGGAGTTGGTGGACGTGGCCGAGCTGGTCAAGTCCAGTGAGTTCCCGGTGTTCACGGCCGCTGCCCACGATGCCGACGGCCGCGTCGCCGCGCTGCGCATTCCCGGTGGCGCCAGCCTGAGCCGCAAACAGATCGACGAGTATGCCGCGCACGCTGCCAAGTACGGCGCCAAAGGCCTGGCTTACATCAAGATCGGCGACAACGGCGAAGTCAGCTCGCCGATCGCCAAGTTCTTCACTGAAGAAGGCTTCGCCTCGCTGGTCGCCCATGTGGGGGCCGGCAATGGCGATATCGTGTTCTTCGGCGCAGGTGGCTACAACAAGGTGTCCGACTTCATGGGCGCGCTGCGGCTCAAGGCCGGCAAGGAATTCGGCCTGGTCGCCGACAGCTGGGCGCCGCTGTGGGTCACCGATTTCCCGATGTTCGAATGGGACGAGGAGGCGCAGCGTTACGTCGCCCTGCATCACCCCTTCACCGCGCCTGCGGTGGATGACATTGCCGATCTGCGCACGAACGCGAAGACCGCTGTGTCGCGCGGCTACGACATGGTATTGAACGGCAACGAGATCGGCGGCGGTTCGATCCGCATCCATCGCCCCGACATGCAGAGCGCGGTATTCGAACTGCTGGGCATCGACGCGGACGAAGCCCGGGCGAAGTTCGGCTTCCTGCTGGATGCGCTGAACTACGGCGCACCGCCGCATGGCGGCATCGCCTTCGGCATCGACCGCATTGCTGCTTTGATGGCGGGCACCGAATCCATCCGCGATGTCATTCCGTTCCCGAAAACCACCGGTGCGCAGTGCCTGATGACGGATGCACCGTCGCCGATCGCCGATGTGCAGCTGGCAGAAGTGCATATCCAGGTGCGACCGAAGGGCTGA
- a CDS encoding GNAT family N-acetyltransferase, translated as MTAGHYAIRRATVDDAATLSVLAARTFTETFGHLYPAQHLQDFLEEHYVVERQQVILGHPDYAVWLLERDGVAVGHAAAGPCGLPHAEVQPGDGELKRLYLIKDEQSCGWGSRLLETALAWLERDGPRPLWLGVWSENFGAQRFYARYGFHKVGEYLFPVGETQDLEFILRRPLVAAADQPATA; from the coding sequence ATGACCGCAGGCCACTACGCCATCCGCCGTGCCACTGTCGATGACGCCGCGACCTTGTCGGTGCTGGCAGCGCGCACCTTCACGGAAACCTTCGGTCATCTGTATCCGGCACAGCACCTGCAGGACTTCCTTGAGGAGCACTACGTCGTCGAGCGACAGCAGGTGATCCTCGGCCACCCCGACTACGCGGTGTGGTTGCTGGAGCGTGACGGAGTGGCGGTTGGCCATGCCGCGGCAGGACCGTGTGGCCTGCCGCACGCCGAGGTCCAGCCCGGTGACGGGGAACTCAAGCGGCTGTATCTGATCAAGGACGAGCAGAGCTGTGGCTGGGGCAGCAGGCTGCTGGAGACCGCGCTGGCCTGGCTGGAGCGCGACGGCCCGCGTCCGCTGTGGCTGGGAGTGTGGTCGGAAAATTTCGGCGCACAACGCTTCTACGCCCGCTACGGTTTCCACAAAGTGGGCGAATACCTGTTCCCGGTGGGTGAGACCCAGGACCTGGAGTTCATCCTGCGACGGCCGCTGGTCGCTGCCGCCGATCAGCCGGCGACAGCATAG
- a CDS encoding MFS transporter: MLRLTSLLLGVALLLTGGGLLGTLLAVRGGQEGFSANALGWVMSGYFAGFFVGTFTAPPLIRRMGHSRAFAFHAALATMAVLLHPLWLDPWGWGLLRVVTGIALVGLYTVIESWLNAEPDPQRRSRVFSLYMMINLSALALGQVLLMLGDAGAAAMFTVTALLVCAAMLPVTATRLQQPDVPNVPRLKLANLYTLAPVATVAAGLSGLAMGPFWGLLPVYAGEIGLSGDGVPLFMLTAIAGGALLQWPLGRISDGHDRRIGLLAVSLAAAGLGVLAAMPLIQQQIHVMFLLVFCYGGLVFALYPFAVAHMLDYLASEDLLSGCSSLLLVHGVGAAIGPAIAGALMTRFGAPALPLYFAVVLACLAAFTATRLLRHARLRTHPAPFRAMVRTTPSALELMPETETPLHPEKETH; the protein is encoded by the coding sequence ATGTTGCGGCTGACTTCCCTGCTGCTTGGCGTGGCTTTGCTGCTTACCGGCGGCGGCCTGCTCGGCACCCTGCTGGCCGTGCGCGGCGGGCAGGAAGGCTTCAGCGCCAACGCGCTGGGCTGGGTGATGTCCGGCTATTTCGCCGGCTTTTTCGTCGGCACGTTCACCGCCCCGCCGCTGATCCGCCGGATGGGCCACAGTCGCGCTTTCGCCTTCCATGCCGCGCTGGCGACGATGGCCGTCCTGCTGCATCCCTTGTGGCTCGACCCATGGGGCTGGGGGCTGCTCCGCGTGGTCACCGGCATCGCGCTGGTCGGCCTGTACACGGTGATCGAAAGCTGGCTCAACGCCGAGCCGGATCCGCAACGACGCAGCCGCGTCTTTTCGCTGTACATGATGATCAACCTGTCTGCGCTCGCCTTGGGCCAGGTTCTGCTGATGCTCGGCGATGCCGGTGCAGCGGCGATGTTCACGGTCACCGCCCTGCTCGTCTGCGCCGCGATGCTGCCGGTGACCGCTACCCGCCTGCAGCAGCCCGATGTGCCCAATGTGCCGCGCCTGAAGTTGGCCAACCTCTACACGCTGGCCCCCGTCGCCACCGTGGCTGCCGGCCTTTCCGGGCTTGCCATGGGGCCCTTCTGGGGCCTGCTGCCGGTGTACGCCGGCGAGATCGGCCTGAGCGGCGATGGCGTGCCGTTGTTCATGCTGACTGCCATCGCCGGCGGCGCCCTGCTGCAGTGGCCGCTCGGGCGCATCAGCGACGGGCATGACCGCCGCATCGGCCTGCTGGCTGTCAGCCTGGCAGCCGCTGGGTTGGGCGTGTTGGCGGCGATGCCACTGATCCAACAGCAGATCCACGTGATGTTCCTGCTGGTGTTCTGCTACGGCGGCCTGGTGTTCGCGCTGTATCCGTTCGCTGTCGCCCACATGCTCGATTATCTGGCCAGCGAAGACCTGCTGTCCGGCTGCAGCAGCCTGTTGCTGGTCCATGGCGTGGGCGCGGCGATCGGGCCGGCCATCGCCGGCGCGCTGATGACCCGCTTCGGGGCACCGGCCCTGCCGCTGTATTTCGCCGTGGTGCTGGCCTGTCTGGCCGCCTTCACCGCCACCCGCCTGTTGCGCCACGCGCGCCTGCGCACCCATCCGGCTCCCTTCCGCGCGATGGTGCGGACCACCCCGTCCGCGCTGGAGCTGATGCCGGAAACCGAAACTCCCCTCCACCCTGAAAAGGAAACACATTGA
- a CDS encoding DUF3011 domain-containing protein — MNRWTLACLAVALAGSTALPAAHAQVGTRAYAPENLAQLTANDRIRVISQEYADQSNGRRIPDDQLRFYLDQVSSGWAFSRIKQDISTSLRGAGQGGSGGWNDGRPGGSHGGNAGNSGTIRCESQNNRERVCNAGWRNARLVRQISGTACVEGRTWGVRDGAVWVNGGCRAEFAEARGQGNGGNWGGGWNSGNANYSVTCSSNDKRRSTCAWEARRGQPVLLQQLSGSACREGQSWGYSNGSLWVSNGCRARFGLR, encoded by the coding sequence ATGAACCGTTGGACTCTGGCCTGTCTGGCCGTCGCTTTGGCCGGCTCGACCGCCCTGCCCGCTGCACACGCACAGGTCGGGACCCGTGCCTACGCGCCGGAAAACCTCGCCCAGCTCACGGCCAATGACCGGATCCGGGTGATCAGCCAGGAATATGCGGATCAGTCCAACGGACGGCGCATTCCTGACGACCAACTGCGCTTCTATCTGGACCAGGTCAGCTCGGGCTGGGCGTTTTCGCGCATCAAGCAGGACATATCCACCTCACTGAGAGGCGCCGGCCAAGGAGGCTCCGGCGGTTGGAATGATGGCCGGCCGGGTGGCAGTCACGGCGGCAACGCCGGTAATAGCGGGACGATCCGCTGCGAGAGCCAGAACAACCGCGAGCGCGTCTGCAACGCCGGCTGGCGCAATGCCCGACTGGTCCGCCAGATATCCGGCACGGCCTGCGTGGAAGGGCGCACCTGGGGCGTGCGGGATGGCGCGGTATGGGTGAACGGCGGCTGCCGCGCCGAGTTCGCGGAAGCGCGCGGGCAAGGCAACGGCGGCAACTGGGGCGGTGGCTGGAACAGTGGCAACGCCAACTACAGTGTCACCTGCAGCAGCAATGACAAGCGCCGCAGCACCTGCGCGTGGGAAGCCCGCCGCGGCCAGCCGGTACTGCTGCAGCAACTGTCCGGCAGCGCCTGTCGCGAGGGCCAGAGCTGGGGCTACAGCAATGGCAGCCTGTGGGTCAGCAACGGCTGCCGCGCCCGCTTCGGCCTGCGCTGA
- a CDS encoding alpha/beta fold hydrolase, which yields MKQSVLLLHGIWNARAWVGPLAWRLRARGFNVETFGYSSVLGGPDIAVPQLLQRLQDSGPVSLVGHSLGGLVALEALRRNPTLQVQRVVCLGSPLRGSGTARTLAEHGWAAALGRSSELLLDGLPDWQGEAKVGLIAGCVPHGLGSLLGVFDGDSDGTVGLDETRLPGLADHCVVRCSHSGLVFSLDAARQTAQFLRHGHFHPGRDAAAA from the coding sequence ATGAAGCAATCGGTTCTCCTTCTGCATGGCATCTGGAACGCCCGCGCCTGGGTCGGGCCGTTGGCATGGCGGCTGCGCGCGCGCGGCTTCAACGTGGAGACCTTCGGCTACTCCAGCGTGCTGGGAGGGCCGGACATCGCCGTGCCGCAGTTGCTGCAACGCTTGCAGGACAGCGGGCCGGTGTCCCTGGTCGGCCATAGCCTGGGCGGGTTGGTGGCGCTGGAGGCGCTGCGCCGGAATCCCACGCTGCAGGTGCAGCGGGTGGTCTGCCTCGGCTCGCCCCTGCGTGGCAGTGGCACCGCCCGTACGCTGGCCGAGCACGGCTGGGCAGCGGCATTGGGTCGCAGCAGCGAGCTGTTGCTGGACGGCCTGCCCGACTGGCAGGGCGAGGCCAAGGTCGGCCTGATCGCCGGCTGTGTACCCCATGGCCTCGGCAGTCTGCTGGGGGTGTTCGACGGGGATTCCGATGGCACCGTGGGGTTGGATGAGACGCGTCTGCCGGGATTGGCCGATCATTGCGTCGTCCGCTGCAGCCACAGTGGCCTGGTCTTCTCGCTGGATGCCGCCCGGCAGACCGCCCAGTTCCTCCGCCACGGGCATTTCCATCCGGGCCGCGACGCTGCGGCAGCCTGA
- the ruvC gene encoding crossover junction endodeoxyribonuclease RuvC, with protein MTRILGIDPGSQRTGVGIIDVDAAGRVTHVHHQPLVLLGADDFPQRMKILVLGLAELIIEYQPQEVAIEKVFMARNPDSALKLGQARGAAISAVVIRDLPVSEYAASEIKLAVVGRGGAEKQQVQHMVGLMLGLKTKLQADAADALAVAITHAHVRATANRLGLSARQAWGRK; from the coding sequence ATGACCCGCATCCTCGGCATCGACCCCGGTTCGCAACGTACCGGGGTCGGCATCATCGACGTCGATGCGGCTGGCCGCGTTACCCATGTCCACCATCAGCCGCTGGTGCTGCTGGGCGCTGACGATTTCCCGCAGCGCATGAAGATCCTGGTGCTCGGCCTGGCCGAGCTGATCATCGAGTACCAACCGCAGGAAGTGGCCATCGAAAAGGTGTTCATGGCGCGCAACCCGGACTCCGCCCTGAAGCTGGGCCAGGCGCGCGGCGCCGCCATTTCAGCGGTGGTGATCCGTGACCTGCCGGTGAGCGAGTACGCGGCCAGCGAGATCAAGCTGGCCGTCGTAGGGCGGGGTGGGGCGGAAAAACAACAGGTCCAACACATGGTCGGGCTCATGCTCGGCCTGAAGACGAAGCTGCAGGCCGACGCGGCTGATGCGTTGGCCGTGGCCATCACCCATGCCCATGTACGGGCGACGGCCAATCGCCTGGGGCTCAGTGCCCGCCAGGCGTGGGGCCGGAAATGA
- a CDS encoding potassium transporter Kup produces MALVIGAIGVVFGDIGTSPLYTLKEAFSGHYGLTSDHDTVLGVLSLAFWALILVVTLKYVTIIMRADNDGEGGIMALMALTQRTLRKGSRSAYVVGILGIFGASLFFGDGVITPAISVLGAVEGLEIAAPGLHKFILPITIVVLLAVFAAQRFGTEKIGKAFGPITTIWFLSLAAIGLYNIVDAPEVLKAFNPWWAIRFFMDHGWHGVFILGAVVLAVTGGEALYADMGHFGAKPIRHAWYFFVLPCLVLNYLGQGALVLEHPEAVKNPFFEAVPDWALYPMIILATMAAVIASQSVITGAFSVSRQAMQLGYIPRMRIKHTSHDTIGQIYIPGINWGLAVMVIGLVLAFQSSSNLAVAYGISVSGTMLIDTLLLALVARSLWPKSRHWIVALCVVFFIIDLGFVIANGAKLMQGAWFPVVLGILLFTLMRTWRRGRELLRDEIRKDGIRLDTFLPGLMLAPPVRVPGTAVFLTADPTVAPHALMHNLKHNKVLHERNVFLHVVTLPVPYAAEGQRLKIESVGDDFHRVYVKFGFMETPDVPLALMRSCDHGGIYFDPMDTTFFASRETIVATANRGMPIWRDKLFALMHRNAAPATGFFRIPGNRLVELGAQVEI; encoded by the coding sequence ATGGCCTTGGTCATCGGCGCCATCGGCGTGGTGTTCGGTGACATCGGCACCAGCCCGCTGTACACGCTGAAAGAGGCGTTCTCCGGGCATTACGGGCTGACCAGCGATCACGACACCGTGCTGGGCGTGCTGTCGCTGGCGTTCTGGGCGCTGATCCTGGTGGTGACGCTGAAGTACGTCACCATCATCATGCGCGCCGACAACGACGGCGAAGGCGGGATCATGGCCTTGATGGCGCTGACCCAGCGCACGTTGCGCAAGGGGTCGCGTTCGGCTTACGTGGTCGGCATCCTGGGCATCTTCGGTGCATCGCTGTTCTTCGGCGATGGCGTTATCACGCCGGCCATCTCGGTGCTGGGTGCGGTGGAAGGCCTGGAAATCGCGGCCCCCGGCCTGCACAAGTTCATCCTGCCGATCACCATCGTGGTGCTGTTGGCGGTGTTCGCCGCGCAGCGCTTCGGCACGGAAAAGATCGGCAAGGCGTTCGGCCCGATCACCACCATCTGGTTCCTGTCGTTGGCGGCGATCGGCCTGTACAACATCGTCGATGCGCCGGAAGTGCTGAAGGCCTTCAATCCGTGGTGGGCGATCCGCTTCTTCATGGACCACGGCTGGCACGGGGTGTTCATCCTCGGCGCCGTCGTGCTGGCGGTCACCGGTGGCGAGGCGCTGTACGCGGACATGGGCCACTTCGGCGCCAAGCCGATCCGCCACGCGTGGTACTTCTTCGTGCTGCCGTGCCTGGTGCTGAACTACCTGGGACAGGGCGCGCTGGTGCTCGAGCACCCGGAAGCGGTGAAGAACCCGTTCTTCGAAGCGGTGCCGGACTGGGCGCTGTACCCGATGATCATTCTCGCCACGATGGCGGCGGTGATTGCGTCGCAATCGGTCATCACCGGTGCGTTCTCGGTGTCCCGGCAGGCCATGCAGCTGGGTTACATCCCGCGCATGCGGATCAAGCACACCTCGCACGACACCATCGGCCAGATCTACATTCCCGGCATCAACTGGGGCCTGGCGGTGATGGTCATCGGCCTGGTGCTTGCGTTCCAGAGTTCGTCGAACCTGGCGGTGGCCTACGGCATTTCGGTGTCGGGCACGATGCTGATCGACACCCTGCTGCTGGCCCTGGTGGCGCGCAGCCTGTGGCCGAAGTCGCGGCACTGGATCGTCGCGCTGTGCGTGGTTTTCTTCATCATCGATCTGGGCTTCGTGATCGCCAACGGTGCCAAGCTGATGCAGGGTGCCTGGTTCCCGGTGGTGCTCGGCATCCTGCTTTTCACCCTGATGCGCACCTGGCGTCGGGGGCGTGAGCTGCTGCGTGACGAGATCCGCAAGGACGGCATCCGCCTGGATACCTTCCTGCCGGGGCTGATGCTGGCGCCGCCGGTACGGGTGCCCGGCACGGCGGTCTTCCTCACCGCCGATCCGACGGTGGCCCCGCATGCGCTGATGCACAACCTGAAGCACAACAAGGTGCTGCACGAACGCAACGTGTTCCTGCACGTGGTCACCCTGCCGGTGCCCTACGCGGCGGAGGGCCAGCGGCTGAAGATCGAGTCGGTGGGGGATGATTTCCATCGGGTCTACGTGAAGTTCGGCTTCATGGAGACGCCTGACGTGCCGCTGGCGCTGATGCGCTCGTGCGACCACGGGGGCATCTACTTCGATCCGATGGACACCACGTTCTTCGCCAGCCGCGAAACGATCGTAGCGACGGCCAACCGCGGCATGCCGATCTGGCGCGACAAGCTGTTCGCGCTGATGCATCGCAATGCGGCGCCGGCGACCGGGTTCTTCCGTATTCCCGGCAACCGGTTGGTCGAACTGGGCGCGCAGGTCGAGATCTAG
- the ruvA gene encoding Holliday junction branch migration protein RuvA: MIGRLRGIVAYKAPPWLVVDVNGVGYELEAPMSTFYDLPDIGREVILYTHYAQKEDSVSLYGFLREGERRLFRDVQKVSGIGAKIALAVLSAVTVEEFVRMVQSGDITALTRIPGIGKKTAERMVLELRDRAAQLGAGGALPSSSGPAAADPVSEATVALQQLGYKPAEAARMARDAHADGDDVAQVIRKALQSALR, translated from the coding sequence ATGATCGGTCGCCTGCGTGGAATCGTGGCCTACAAGGCACCGCCGTGGCTGGTGGTGGACGTCAACGGGGTCGGCTATGAGCTTGAGGCCCCGATGAGCACGTTCTATGACCTGCCCGACATCGGCCGCGAGGTGATCCTGTACACGCACTACGCGCAGAAGGAGGACAGCGTGTCGCTGTACGGCTTCCTGCGCGAGGGCGAGCGCCGCCTGTTCCGCGATGTGCAGAAGGTCAGCGGCATCGGTGCGAAGATCGCGCTGGCCGTGCTGTCGGCCGTGACCGTGGAAGAGTTCGTGCGCATGGTCCAGTCCGGTGACATCACCGCGCTGACCCGCATCCCGGGCATCGGCAAGAAGACCGCCGAGCGCATGGTGCTTGAGCTGCGCGACCGCGCTGCCCAGCTGGGCGCCGGTGGCGCATTGCCGTCCAGCAGCGGCCCCGCCGCGGCCGATCCGGTGTCCGAAGCCACCGTGGCGCTCCAGCAGTTGGGCTACAAGCCCGCTGAAGCGGCACGGATGGCGCGCGATGCGCATGCCGACGGCGACGATGTGGCCCAGGTCATCCGCAAGGCGCTGCAGTCGGCGCTACGCTGA